One genomic region from Thermoleptolyngbya sichuanensis A183 encodes:
- a CDS encoding O-antigen ligase family protein gives MMKKPLVFVEQAFTAIALLLHTGGPLNVILSGGYSQGDRQIAEPDFGLTRNLYLLTYLVVFCLLAIRWRKVLYVLQRDRYIWVILALVILSFFWSEIPGRTLSRSFSFTGSTLLGVYFATRYTLKQQLQLLGWTFGLVVGLSLVYALLLPKYGIMGGVHAGAWRGIYTHKNNFGKMMTLSSIVFTLLLTSGQKQRLWFSLGLGLSVMLLLLSTSKGALVNVVAMWLVIAVCRLFRLQYHLLVVFLGSIAIVSGAVSLWFVENLESIVVDVLGKDLTLTGRIDLWMTVLEMIRQRPWFGYGYQAFWNGLNGPSAVVWRAEAWQVPDAHNGFLDLLLQLGIVGMAVFLIGYFANLINSIIRLRSMLGVEFVWPLPFLIFMILSNLPETSLMRANDIFWVLYVAIALSPLMPHEDQSQDLDFAQISSSHKAPELLRQPLSTR, from the coding sequence ATGATGAAAAAGCCTCTCGTCTTTGTAGAGCAAGCATTTACCGCGATCGCTCTCCTGTTGCACACGGGTGGGCCGCTAAACGTGATCCTATCGGGGGGATATAGCCAGGGTGATAGGCAAATTGCTGAGCCAGATTTTGGGCTGACTAGAAATCTATATCTCCTAACTTATCTAGTTGTCTTTTGCTTGCTGGCAATTCGCTGGAGAAAAGTGCTTTATGTGCTTCAGCGGGATCGCTATATTTGGGTAATTTTAGCTTTAGTTATCCTTTCATTCTTCTGGTCAGAAATTCCAGGAAGAACACTTTCCCGCTCTTTTTCCTTCACAGGGTCAACTCTGCTAGGGGTCTACTTTGCAACTCGGTATACCCTGAAGCAGCAATTACAGCTTTTGGGTTGGACGTTTGGGTTAGTGGTGGGGCTGAGTTTGGTTTATGCATTGCTCTTGCCTAAATATGGAATCATGGGTGGCGTTCATGCTGGAGCTTGGCGCGGTATCTACACCCATAAAAATAACTTCGGCAAAATGATGACTCTGAGCAGTATCGTCTTCACGTTGCTGTTAACTAGTGGGCAGAAGCAGAGGCTTTGGTTCTCTTTAGGTTTAGGGTTGTCGGTCATGCTGCTACTGCTTTCAACCTCCAAAGGAGCGCTGGTAAACGTAGTGGCAATGTGGTTGGTGATTGCCGTTTGTCGCCTTTTTCGACTGCAATATCATCTCTTAGTCGTTTTTCTTGGGTCGATTGCCATTGTTTCAGGTGCGGTATCCCTGTGGTTTGTGGAGAATCTAGAATCTATTGTTGTTGATGTCTTAGGCAAAGATTTAACGCTGACTGGGCGAATCGATCTATGGATGACCGTTTTAGAAATGATCAGACAGCGTCCTTGGTTCGGCTATGGCTATCAAGCTTTTTGGAATGGATTGAACGGGCCTTCAGCAGTTGTTTGGCGAGCGGAAGCCTGGCAGGTTCCAGATGCTCATAACGGATTCCTGGATTTGCTTCTACAGCTAGGAATTGTGGGCATGGCTGTCTTTTTGATTGGCTATTTTGCGAATTTAATTAATAGCATTATCCGTCTCAGAAGCATGTTAGGCGTAGAGTTTGTCTGGCCGCTTCCATTTCTGATTTTTATGATTCTCTCAAATCTGCCGGAGACTTCACTGATGCGGGCAAATGATATTTTTTGGGTGTTGTATGTGGCGATCGCCCTTTCTCCCCTAATGCCCCATGAGGATCAGTCTCAAGACCTTGATTTTGCTCAGATTTCCAGTTCTCATAAAGCTCCCGAATTGCTGAGACAACCTTTATCGACGCGTTAA
- a CDS encoding alkaline phosphatase family protein: MKNPVIGIGLEGCDPVLLEEWMAQGHLKNLKKVRDRGAYGRLSNKFPYSGGHADCFATEPLWGMALTGCYPTKTGFWDAVRFHPETYTVSPDKIYHQPDYPHVHELGENYRVITFDVPVTRISDKVNGWQIQGWGGHFPWPPSLSKPEGLLTEINQKYGSDPLLYKDDGKWWNKQYVKWVPGAIQQSANLRARICCDLMQRQPWDLFLTVFGDIHAAGHDLYDQSLPDHPLYPLRKKEAAVPNPLLQSYQEIDEAVGKIIDNLPENAYLLFFSVHGMAPNHTDVLSMFTIAELLYRFSFPGQVAMGAGKAGATPPPYVSKPIRKGWGGEIWRTMQANPIQKLINTWAPKRWIRSPKKGLLSPYELKRNEVAMDWSPTMLYSGAWPEMKAFAIPAFANGHVRINLQGRERDGIVPPSEYDALCEELTQVFYRLRDARTGQPMVKQVVRTRQLPREDQENSRLPMADLVVVWHEIPTDVVDSPDFGRIGPVTMNRPGGHRPRGFLLAQGPGIEPGSDLPEGEAVDLAPTILSLLEAPIPGHYDGKPLIQISTAPLV; encoded by the coding sequence ATGAAAAACCCGGTAATTGGTATTGGATTAGAAGGCTGTGACCCTGTGCTTCTGGAAGAGTGGATGGCACAGGGGCATCTGAAAAACTTGAAGAAAGTGCGCGATCGCGGCGCTTACGGTCGCCTCAGCAATAAGTTCCCATACTCAGGCGGTCATGCTGACTGTTTTGCAACGGAGCCGCTTTGGGGTATGGCACTCACGGGCTGCTATCCCACCAAAACAGGATTTTGGGATGCCGTCCGATTTCATCCCGAAACCTACACCGTTTCCCCCGACAAAATCTATCATCAGCCTGATTATCCCCATGTCCATGAACTGGGCGAAAACTACCGCGTTATCACCTTTGATGTACCGGTGACGCGAATTTCCGACAAGGTGAATGGATGGCAGATTCAGGGCTGGGGCGGGCACTTCCCCTGGCCGCCGAGCCTGTCTAAACCGGAGGGATTGCTCACCGAAATTAACCAGAAATACGGCAGCGATCCATTACTCTACAAAGACGATGGGAAGTGGTGGAATAAGCAATATGTAAAGTGGGTGCCAGGTGCAATTCAGCAAAGCGCCAATCTCCGCGCCCGCATCTGCTGCGACTTGATGCAGCGTCAACCCTGGGACTTGTTCTTGACAGTCTTTGGAGATATTCATGCTGCTGGGCACGACCTGTATGACCAGAGCTTACCCGACCATCCGCTGTATCCCCTTAGAAAGAAAGAAGCTGCTGTCCCAAATCCTTTGCTCCAGTCTTATCAAGAAATTGATGAGGCAGTAGGCAAAATCATTGACAACCTACCAGAAAACGCTTACCTACTGTTTTTCTCGGTACATGGTATGGCTCCGAACCATACTGATGTGCTGAGTATGTTCACCATTGCAGAGTTACTATATCGTTTTAGCTTTCCAGGGCAGGTAGCAATGGGTGCAGGCAAAGCGGGCGCTACGCCACCGCCCTACGTGTCGAAGCCCATTCGCAAAGGATGGGGCGGCGAAATTTGGCGAACCATGCAGGCAAACCCAATTCAGAAACTTATCAATACTTGGGCCCCTAAGCGATGGATTCGCTCTCCCAAAAAAGGACTACTGTCGCCCTACGAGCTGAAGCGAAACGAAGTGGCAATGGATTGGTCACCGACAATGCTTTACTCTGGTGCATGGCCTGAAATGAAAGCGTTTGCGATTCCTGCCTTTGCCAATGGGCATGTGCGGATCAACCTCCAGGGTCGAGAACGTGACGGCATTGTTCCACCCTCTGAGTACGATGCGCTGTGTGAAGAGCTGACGCAGGTGTTCTATCGGCTGAGGGATGCCAGAACGGGACAGCCGATGGTGAAACAGGTGGTGCGGACGCGCCAATTGCCACGGGAGGATCAGGAAAATTCTCGATTGCCGATGGCAGATCTGGTGGTGGTATGGCATGAAATTCCGACTGATGTGGTAGATAGCCCAGACTTTGGGCGGATTGGCCCGGTGACGATGAATCGTCCGGGGGGACATCGGCCTAGAGGATTCCTGCTGGCGCAGGGGCCTGGCATTGAACCTGGTTCTGATCTACCGGAGGGCGAAGCAGTGGATTTGGCACCTACCATTTTGAGTTTGCTGGAGGCTCCTATTCCGGGGCACTACGACGGCAAACCGCTGATTCAGATTTCGACTGCGCCACTAGTGTAG
- a CDS encoding polysaccharide biosynthesis/export family protein, whose translation MTHSAASLAASISKAVVSKAVVRGSAIALSLSLSGLAAPAAVLAQNSLAASPASPFLALPSDYILGPGDELAITVLGFDEYTGTRVIAPNGTITLPVIGVVPVAGQTIDSLTRDLTTRLNYYLVNPSVAVSLTTLRPVFVTVTGEVQRPGPIQLDNPRNGTNGNNPQQSLPTLSAALVAAGGITTHADLRQVLVRRSLPSGSTTTLTVNLWDGIWAESNANNPPLQDGDIVLVPKLAADATLDRRQIAQSSLAPATVRVRVVGEVTRPGEVQVPPNSSLSSAVAIAGGPTEDARLSQVNFIRMNDQGQIERQEIDLRNLTDSYQVQEGDVIVVPKQTAASVADFAGRIFNPLGVLLRVFGL comes from the coding sequence GTGACACATTCAGCGGCATCTTTAGCAGCATCTATCTCCAAAGCCGTTGTTTCTAAAGCGGTTGTGCGCGGTTCGGCGATCGCCCTGAGCCTGTCCCTCAGCGGGTTGGCGGCCCCGGCTGCCGTTCTCGCTCAAAACTCCCTCGCAGCTAGCCCTGCGTCCCCCTTCCTGGCACTGCCTTCAGACTATATTCTTGGCCCCGGTGATGAACTGGCAATTACGGTGCTGGGCTTTGATGAATATACCGGAACGCGGGTCATTGCCCCCAATGGCACGATTACCCTGCCCGTGATCGGGGTGGTGCCAGTGGCAGGGCAAACCATCGACTCGCTCACTCGCGACCTCACCACTCGGCTGAACTATTACTTGGTCAACCCGTCTGTGGCGGTGAGCCTGACGACCCTACGCCCTGTGTTCGTAACGGTGACGGGTGAGGTACAGCGACCTGGCCCGATTCAGCTTGACAATCCGCGCAATGGCACAAATGGCAACAATCCCCAGCAGAGCCTGCCGACCCTGAGTGCGGCGCTAGTCGCTGCGGGCGGCATTACGACCCACGCAGATTTGCGGCAAGTGCTGGTGCGGCGATCGCTCCCCAGCGGCAGCACTACAACGCTCACAGTAAACCTGTGGGATGGTATTTGGGCCGAGTCCAACGCCAACAACCCCCCCCTGCAAGACGGCGATATTGTACTGGTGCCCAAGCTGGCGGCTGATGCCACCCTCGACCGCCGCCAGATTGCTCAGTCCAGCCTGGCTCCGGCAACGGTGCGGGTGCGGGTGGTGGGCGAGGTGACACGCCCCGGCGAAGTGCAGGTGCCGCCCAACAGCTCCCTGTCGAGCGCAGTGGCGATCGCTGGCGGCCCCACCGAAGACGCTCGCCTCAGCCAAGTGAACTTTATCCGCATGAATGATCAGGGACAGATTGAGCGCCAGGAAATCGATCTCCGCAACCTGACCGATAGCTATCAGGTGCAAGAGGGCGATGTGATTGTGGTGCCCAAGCAAACGGCTGCATCGGTTGCCGATTTTGCCGGACGAATTTTCAATCCGCTTGGCGTGCTGCTTCGGGTGTTTGGGCTGTAA
- a CDS encoding 8-oxoguanine deaminase: protein MPSLLVKNIHTLVTHDAERREIRNGALLAQDGVIEQVGTTAELVGNPMLMADEVLDLGDRHIVLPGLVNTHHHFYQCLTRVIPGAQNGTLFDWLTTLYPIWANLTPEAIHISTQMAIAELMLSGCTTASDHLYIFPNGCTLDDEIRAAQEMGLRFHPCRGSMSVGKSQGGLPPDSVVESEAAILQDSQRLIEQYHDNERYAMLRIVLAPCSPFSVSPDLMRESAALARSYAGVRLHTHLAENKSDVDYSLNTFGMLPGDYAESVGWLGSDVWHAHCVQLDERAIAQFAETGTGVSHCPSSNTRLASGIAPIRAMLDQGVPVSLGVDGSASNDTGNLLQEARLAFLLARVRGNLAADMTAREILEVATLGGARVLGRADIGAIAPGMAADFIAINLDRPQFAGALHDPVSALVFCQCDRVDYSFINGKKVVDRGRLVPVDLETLAEKTNQIACQLTDASLG from the coding sequence ATGCCAAGCCTTTTAGTCAAAAACATTCACACGCTGGTAACTCACGATGCAGAGCGGCGCGAGATTCGCAACGGGGCGCTGCTGGCGCAGGACGGCGTGATCGAGCAGGTCGGCACGACGGCTGAACTGGTAGGCAATCCGATGCTGATGGCGGACGAGGTGCTGGACTTAGGCGATCGCCACATTGTCTTGCCCGGTCTGGTCAACACCCACCACCACTTCTACCAATGCCTGACGCGAGTGATTCCCGGTGCCCAAAACGGCACGCTGTTTGACTGGCTGACGACGCTGTATCCGATTTGGGCCAACCTGACACCGGAAGCGATTCATATCAGCACCCAGATGGCGATCGCCGAACTGATGCTGTCGGGCTGTACCACTGCCAGCGACCACCTGTATATCTTTCCTAACGGCTGCACGCTGGACGACGAAATTCGCGCCGCGCAGGAGATGGGGCTGCGGTTTCATCCCTGCCGAGGCAGCATGAGTGTCGGCAAAAGCCAGGGCGGGCTGCCGCCAGACTCGGTGGTAGAGTCGGAGGCGGCAATTTTGCAAGATTCCCAGCGCCTCATCGAGCAGTATCACGACAACGAGCGCTACGCCATGCTGCGAATTGTGCTGGCTCCTTGTTCACCCTTTTCTGTGTCGCCCGACCTGATGCGCGAGTCGGCAGCGCTGGCCCGCAGCTATGCTGGCGTGCGGCTGCACACGCATCTGGCAGAGAATAAGTCGGACGTAGACTACAGCCTCAACACCTTTGGGATGCTGCCGGGGGACTATGCTGAATCGGTGGGCTGGCTGGGCAGCGACGTGTGGCACGCCCACTGTGTGCAGCTTGATGAGCGGGCGATCGCCCAATTCGCCGAAACCGGGACGGGCGTTTCCCACTGCCCCAGCAGCAACACTCGCCTCGCCAGCGGCATCGCCCCCATCCGCGCCATGCTGGATCAGGGCGTGCCCGTCAGCCTGGGAGTGGATGGTTCCGCCTCAAACGATACTGGAAACCTGCTGCAAGAAGCCCGCCTCGCCTTTTTGCTGGCGCGGGTGCGGGGCAACCTGGCGGCAGACATGACCGCCCGCGAAATACTGGAAGTAGCAACGCTTGGAGGCGCAAGGGTTTTAGGTCGCGCCGATATTGGGGCGATCGCCCCTGGCATGGCCGCCGATTTTATTGCAATTAATCTGGATCGGCCCCAGTTTGCCGGAGCGCTGCATGACCCAGTTTCGGCGCTGGTTTTCTGTCAGTGCGATCGCGTGGATTACAGCTTTATCAATGGCAAAAAGGTCGTCGATCGGGGAAGACTTGTTCCGGTGGATCTAGAAACCCTGGCAGAAAAAACGAACCAAATCGCCTGCCAGCTCACCGATGCATCGCTCGGCTAA
- a CDS encoding oligosaccharide flippase family protein — MIYLNSLRSRLTNSLQNTVIRGTLWKLTARISSLVLQSAYFFIIARSLGTEQYGLFVGVMALVKMVVPFANWGTPHILVKHVSRNKSLIQAYFGNALWITTALGLTVLAALLVLNQFVLSTRFPFVLLLAIGLAELIFARFHDASLKSFIATDLFGRDAQLNILLSINGLIAAACLLLFVQAPNALIWGLLYLASRVMTAIISISLVSRILGKPKPHLSLMKSEIRDGFYFSVDLSSQTIYNDIDKAMLASMSTLTATGIYGAAYRIIEVGLIPLIAVMGASYAQFFRKGASGIQGSLKLARRIVPFAGGYGALSSLGLWVCAPIVPYILGEDYAQAVSALRWLSPLIFLKSMQFFAANTLTGAGLQGWRSALQAGIALLNALLNFMLIPAYSWQGAALASLIADGLLAALLWGLVLRFARQQVSES, encoded by the coding sequence ATGATTTATCTAAACTCGCTGCGATCGCGTCTTACGAATTCTCTCCAAAATACGGTCATCCGGGGTACGCTTTGGAAGCTTACAGCCCGGATTTCCAGTCTTGTACTTCAGTCGGCCTACTTCTTTATCATTGCTCGATCGCTGGGGACTGAGCAATATGGTTTGTTTGTCGGAGTAATGGCGTTGGTGAAGATGGTCGTTCCCTTTGCCAACTGGGGAACACCGCACATCTTGGTTAAGCATGTCTCACGCAACAAAAGCCTAATTCAGGCATACTTTGGCAATGCGCTATGGATTACTACGGCTCTTGGGCTTACTGTTTTAGCAGCGCTTTTGGTGCTTAATCAGTTTGTTTTATCGACTCGGTTTCCCTTTGTTCTGCTGTTGGCAATTGGGCTGGCTGAACTCATCTTTGCTCGATTTCATGATGCTTCATTAAAATCATTTATTGCTACTGACTTGTTCGGGCGTGATGCTCAGCTAAATATTCTTCTTAGTATTAATGGATTAATTGCCGCGGCCTGTTTGCTGCTATTTGTGCAAGCGCCCAATGCATTAATTTGGGGACTTCTCTATCTCGCAAGTCGCGTGATGACAGCAATCATTAGCATTAGCTTGGTCTCTCGGATATTGGGAAAGCCGAAACCCCATCTCAGCCTGATGAAATCGGAGATTCGGGATGGATTTTACTTTTCAGTTGATCTGTCTTCCCAGACCATTTATAACGATATTGACAAAGCTATGCTGGCTTCCATGTCTACGTTGACTGCAACTGGGATTTACGGCGCGGCCTATCGCATTATTGAAGTTGGATTAATTCCGCTGATTGCTGTCATGGGTGCGAGCTACGCGCAGTTCTTTCGCAAAGGTGCAAGCGGCATCCAAGGGAGCCTTAAGCTTGCCCGTCGCATTGTGCCCTTCGCGGGAGGCTATGGAGCGCTGTCGAGTCTGGGATTATGGGTTTGTGCGCCAATAGTGCCTTACATCCTGGGCGAAGACTATGCCCAAGCAGTGAGCGCTCTCCGCTGGCTGTCTCCGCTAATTTTTCTAAAGTCTATGCAATTTTTTGCAGCAAACACTCTGACGGGGGCGGGGTTGCAGGGTTGGCGCAGCGCCTTACAAGCGGGAATTGCGTTACTCAACGCCTTGCTCAACTTTATGCTGATTCCAGCTTATTCCTGGCAGGGCGCAGCGTTGGCTTCGCTGATTGCGGATGGATTGCTGGCGGCGTTGCTTTGGGGATTGGTGTTGCGGTTTGCTCGCCAGCAGGTATCAGAGTCGTAA
- a CDS encoding Uma2 family endonuclease gives MSVAKDRELAIAQPPLDPPLIIPPGNLSSHEPPLESSLHLQQLILLLTSLNWLWQDRTDYFAAGNLTIYYSPNQRKSEDFRGPDFFVVLGTERRPRKSWTLWEEDGKYPNVIVELLSDLTASVDRGLKKEIYQDTFRTLEYFWFDPVSLEFEGFSLVRGRYEPIAPNDQGRRWSDQLQLFLGIHDEQLRFFRPDGSLVPTPEEAARIEQQRADAEQERGDRLATKLRELGIDPDTL, from the coding sequence ATGTCGGTTGCCAAAGATCGCGAGCTAGCCATAGCGCAACCCCCGCTCGACCCGCCGTTGATCATTCCGCCGGGCAATCTCTCCAGCCACGAACCGCCTTTGGAAAGCTCCCTCCATCTCCAGCAGCTGATTCTCTTGCTGACTTCCCTCAACTGGCTGTGGCAAGACCGCACCGACTACTTCGCCGCAGGCAACCTGACGATTTACTACAGCCCCAACCAGCGCAAGTCTGAGGATTTTCGCGGGCCAGACTTTTTTGTGGTGCTGGGGACGGAGCGGCGGCCGCGCAAAAGCTGGACGCTGTGGGAAGAAGACGGCAAATATCCCAACGTGATTGTGGAACTGCTGTCGGACTTGACCGCCAGCGTGGATCGGGGGCTAAAAAAGGAGATTTATCAAGACACCTTTCGGACGCTGGAATATTTCTGGTTTGATCCTGTCAGCCTGGAATTTGAAGGATTTTCGCTGGTGCGCGGGCGCTATGAGCCGATTGCGCCCAACGACCAAGGGCGGCGATGGAGCGACCAGCTTCAGCTTTTCTTGGGGATTCATGACGAACAGCTTCGGTTTTTCCGACCTGACGGCAGCCTAGTGCCCACGCCCGAAGAAGCAGCGCGGATAGAACAACAGCGGGCTGATGCAGAACAAGAGCGGGGCGATCGCCTCGCCACAAAGCTCCGAGAACTGGGCATCGACCCAGACACCCTGTAG
- a CDS encoding sterol desaturase family protein, producing the protein MHRSSKLTCGGLTVPAAADYVMSKEMFSAIRPTMQDRFLRALILYLVLTVLFGVLERYFASIPDQPRFRRGYWLDSFYWFLTPMVIQILSMGAIALVLLPVYLLLGRSLDWQSVLTGYGWAAQLPLWVQGLIMIVVGDGIGYWTHRLQHAEPLWDYHAVHHSAETMDWLTAVRLHPVNDIISRVCQASPLLILGFSPVAVEMYTAFLSSYVAFIHANVRWTYGPLGYVLASPAFHRWHHTREEAGLGCNFAGLFPVYDLMFGTFYLPQGQQPHNFGICGEPIPENLGAHLLYPLRRWLGSSNRSQPNEV; encoded by the coding sequence TTGCATCGGTCTTCTAAACTCACCTGTGGCGGCTTGACAGTTCCGGCTGCTGCCGATTATGTAATGTCCAAAGAGATGTTTTCGGCAATCCGCCCCACCATGCAAGATCGGTTTCTGCGAGCGCTAATTCTCTATCTGGTTTTGACCGTTTTGTTTGGTGTTTTAGAACGCTATTTTGCTAGCATTCCCGACCAACCCCGATTTCGGCGGGGCTACTGGCTAGATAGCTTTTACTGGTTCTTGACACCGATGGTGATTCAGATTCTTAGCATGGGGGCGATCGCCCTCGTTTTGCTCCCCGTGTATCTGCTGCTGGGGCGATCGCTCGACTGGCAAAGCGTGCTGACGGGCTATGGCTGGGCAGCGCAACTGCCGCTCTGGGTGCAGGGGCTGATCATGATTGTCGTCGGCGACGGCATCGGCTACTGGACACACCGCCTGCAACACGCCGAGCCGCTGTGGGACTATCACGCCGTCCACCACAGCGCGGAAACAATGGACTGGCTGACGGCGGTGCGGCTGCATCCGGTGAATGACATTATCTCGCGGGTGTGTCAGGCTTCGCCGCTGCTGATTCTGGGCTTTTCGCCAGTTGCCGTAGAAATGTACACGGCTTTTTTGTCGAGCTACGTCGCCTTTATCCATGCCAATGTCCGCTGGACTTACGGACCGCTGGGCTATGTGCTGGCTAGCCCCGCCTTCCACCGCTGGCACCATACGCGAGAAGAGGCAGGTCTCGGCTGCAACTTTGCTGGACTATTCCCCGTCTACGATTTGATGTTTGGCACGTTTTATCTGCCGCAGGGTCAGCAGCCCCACAATTTTGGCATCTGTGGCGAGCCAATTCCCGAAAACCTGGGAGCGCATTTGCTCTACCCGCTGCGGCGGTGGCTGGGCAGCTCGAATCGCAGTCAGCCGAACGAGGTCTAG
- a CDS encoding GumC family protein, whose protein sequence is MSTQSFREEVDIDLQRYAQVLKRRWLPAVGVFSTVAVLSTLAALSQQPSYVAAGRVLVKIDRTSSLTGLDAAGAAAIGRQGAVGSDTDPIATQVETIRSLPIAEATITALRLADDEGQPLSPVGFLEVLTVKPIPGTDMIEIGYQDEDPERAAAVVNKVIQAYRNNNIATNQADAAAARKFITEQLPRTEATVREAEVALQRFKEQNQVILLDEESRETVKAMKRLDDEIARVRTQFVNATTRSRELQQQLRMSPEQAVSATALSQSPAIQEVFSQLQQIQGQLDLERARYRPTHPTIATLEQQEALLQQRLQGRVAQLVGQSRVSERDIQLGALAQDLTANLVQSEVERVALGSQIAELARLQAEQRSRAVTIPRLEATQRELERRLAAAQGTYESLLQRLQEVQVAEDQTIDNVRVISAAVAPEKPAASSKKLILLGGLVLGSAMGVVTAFLLDLCDRSVKTIPNAQQLLHYPLLGVVPSWKRSGRRQDLLPMQQSDGSLFAGVHHAYRVLQSNLGLLDSEFSLKTLVVTSSVPQEGKSQVAANLAMAIAQSGQTVLLVDANFHHSTQHQMWNANGAIGLAEVLEGRAELADTIQTVAPSLELLAAGNLASSTPTSLTPQKLLPVIAAMGQRYDVVIFDTPALSGAADASTLGKLTDGMLLVVRPTTDVEDLKATRSLLNLARPHVLGIVANGVAPIRNPNRYFALTQEVAFAKPVKPVSSFEQLFPIEQHSQNGQSAESQESSNLEVAS, encoded by the coding sequence ATGAGTACTCAATCTTTTCGAGAAGAAGTTGATATCGATCTGCAACGCTATGCACAGGTTTTGAAGCGGCGATGGCTGCCTGCGGTCGGAGTGTTTAGCACGGTTGCGGTGCTGTCAACCCTGGCGGCCCTGTCGCAACAGCCTAGCTATGTCGCCGCTGGCAGGGTTCTTGTTAAGATTGACCGCACCTCTTCCTTGACGGGGCTGGATGCAGCAGGGGCCGCTGCGATTGGTCGGCAAGGTGCTGTTGGTTCGGATACTGACCCCATTGCCACCCAAGTCGAAACAATTCGGTCGTTGCCAATTGCCGAAGCGACCATCACGGCTCTCAGACTCGCCGATGATGAAGGACAACCCCTCAGCCCGGTGGGGTTTCTGGAGGTGTTAACGGTTAAGCCAATTCCTGGCACCGATATGATCGAGATCGGCTATCAGGACGAAGACCCTGAGCGGGCGGCAGCCGTAGTGAACAAGGTGATTCAGGCTTACCGCAACAATAATATTGCGACCAACCAAGCCGATGCTGCTGCCGCTCGCAAGTTCATCACAGAGCAACTGCCTAGAACCGAAGCCACGGTGCGGGAAGCTGAAGTCGCGCTGCAACGCTTCAAAGAGCAGAACCAGGTAATTTTGCTGGATGAAGAATCCCGCGAGACGGTCAAAGCCATGAAGCGCCTGGATGATGAAATTGCGAGGGTCAGGACGCAGTTTGTGAATGCGACAACCCGCTCTCGCGAATTGCAGCAGCAGTTAAGAATGTCTCCAGAACAGGCCGTGAGTGCAACGGCGCTGAGCCAGTCTCCGGCGATTCAGGAGGTCTTTTCCCAGCTTCAACAAATTCAGGGGCAGCTTGATCTGGAGCGGGCCCGCTATCGGCCAACTCACCCTACCATTGCCACGCTGGAGCAGCAAGAAGCTCTGTTGCAGCAACGACTCCAGGGGCGAGTCGCTCAGCTAGTGGGGCAAAGTCGGGTGTCGGAGCGGGATATCCAACTGGGGGCGCTGGCTCAAGATTTGACAGCGAACTTGGTGCAGTCAGAGGTGGAGCGCGTCGCGCTGGGCAGTCAGATTGCCGAGTTGGCTCGGCTACAGGCAGAGCAGCGCAGCCGAGCGGTAACGATTCCTCGGCTAGAGGCGACCCAGCGCGAACTGGAGCGGCGACTGGCCGCAGCGCAAGGCACGTATGAATCGCTGCTCCAGCGGTTGCAAGAAGTACAGGTGGCAGAGGATCAGACGATTGACAACGTGCGAGTGATCTCAGCGGCGGTGGCACCTGAGAAGCCTGCTGCTTCTAGCAAAAAGCTGATTCTGCTGGGTGGGCTGGTGCTGGGATCGGCGATGGGTGTGGTGACGGCGTTTCTGCTGGATCTGTGCGATCGCTCGGTTAAAACAATTCCCAACGCTCAGCAGTTGCTCCATTACCCACTGCTGGGGGTTGTGCCGAGTTGGAAACGATCTGGCAGGCGGCAAGATCTTCTACCCATGCAGCAGAGCGACGGCTCGCTATTTGCTGGAGTGCATCATGCCTATCGCGTATTGCAGTCGAACTTGGGGCTGCTGGATTCGGAGTTTAGTCTGAAAACGCTGGTGGTTACCAGTTCCGTACCGCAGGAAGGCAAGTCGCAAGTGGCTGCAAATCTGGCAATGGCGATCGCCCAGTCTGGGCAAACCGTGCTGCTGGTGGATGCAAACTTTCACCATTCGACCCAGCACCAGATGTGGAATGCTAATGGAGCCATTGGACTGGCAGAGGTGCTGGAGGGTCGGGCCGAGTTGGCCGACACAATCCAGACAGTAGCGCCAAGTCTGGAACTTCTGGCGGCAGGCAATCTGGCATCTTCCACGCCAACTTCGCTCACCCCTCAAAAGCTGCTTCCTGTGATTGCGGCGATGGGTCAGCGATACGACGTGGTGATCTTTGACACGCCAGCCCTTTCCGGTGCGGCGGATGCGTCCACCTTGGGCAAGCTGACGGATGGGATGCTGCTGGTCGTGCGACCGACGACGGATGTAGAGGATTTGAAAGCGACTCGCAGTTTGCTCAATCTCGCCAGACCCCATGTACTGGGGATTGTGGCTAATGGCGTTGCTCCGATTCGCAACCCCAACCGCTATTTTGCCCTGACCCAGGAAGTCGCCTTTGCCAAACCTGTCAAGCCTGTGTCCAGCTTTGAGCAACTCTTTCCCATTGAGCAGCACAGCCAAAATGGGCAGTCTGCCGAATCTCAAGAATCGTCTAACCTGGAGGTCGCATCGTGA